GGAACGAGTTAACAACCCGGGCCAGGAAATAAATCTGGAAGAAGCCAAAACAGCAAACCCTGCCGCCAGTATTGGTGATGTCGTCCGAGTAGAAATGCCGCTTGATGAACTGGGTCGGATTGCAATTCGGAAGGCATCCGATGAATTGATGCTCAAACTCCGCGAGGCAGAACGCGACCGCCTCTACGAAGAATACAGTCGCAAAAAAGGCGAAATCGTCACCGGTACCATTCAAAGAATAGGCGAACGAGAAATCATTGTTAACCTTGGGCTGATCGAAGCCACTCTTCTCAATCGTGACCAGTTGAAAACCGACCATTACCGTCAAGGATTACCCATCAAAGCCTATGTCTACAAAGTAGAGAAAACACCTATTGGTCCCCGGGTTTATCTCTCACGAACCCATCCTGAATTTCTTCGAAAACTCCTGGCACGCGAAGTCCCTGAAATTAAAGAAGGGGTCGTTGAAATAAAAGCTATCGCCCGGGCTCCTGGTTCTCGTTCTAAAGTCGCGGTCGCATCGCTTGATGATAAAATTGACCCGATTGGTGCCTGTGTCGGCTATCGGAAATCGCGTATTGAAAATATCATCAAGGAGTTATCAGGCGAGAAAATCGACATTATCCAGTGGAGCCGGGACACTCAGATTTTTATCGCACGTGCCCTGGGTCCCGCCAAAGTATCAGAGATAATTCGCGAGGGTGACACTTATATCGTTGTTGTACCTGATGCCGAGTTCTCCATCGCCATTGGCAAAAAAGGTCAGAATGTCTGGCTCGCCAGCCTCCTTACTAACACCAAGATCGAAGTGCTAAAAGAAAGTGATTACCGCAATCGGCAAATTATGAGCCGAGCCACAAAGGTTGCTATAAACGAACTCGGCTTTCCCGAAGAGCTCCTGACAAAGTTACAGGGAGCCGGTTTAAAGACATCTTTTGACTTCCTCAATCTTCCCACCGAGGAATTGGTTCGCATAACCCAATTGACTGATACAGAGATAAACGCTCTTAAAGAGCAGGCCCGCGAGAAGGTATGGTCAAGTTAAAAGTATTTGAGGCCGCCAAGCAGCTGAACCTCTCCAGCGAAGCGCTGCTGGCACTCCTCAAAGAACTAAACTTGCCGCCCCGTGGCTATACTTCTTACATTACCGAAGATGAATTTGAGGCGGTCAAACAAAAACTGCGGAAAGAAAAACACCAGTTCAAAGAATCCATCCGTCGCCGGAAGCCTTCCGAAACATCAGCCCTAAACACAAAAAAAATCGACGAAAAAGAAATCAATCAAAACATTAAGCAAACTCTGATAAAAGTCCAAGGCCGCGATAAAAAGAAGCGAAAAACTACCCGGGAGGAACTAAAATGTCAACCGAGCGAACCA
The nucleotide sequence above comes from candidate division WOR-3 bacterium. Encoded proteins:
- the nusA gene encoding transcription termination factor NusA, whose protein sequence is MNNKEVANLIAQIARIRNVDITYVCEILRMSIVAGLKRRFGPNTEAEVTINPEQGEIRVFLTKKVVERVNNPGQEINLEEAKTANPAASIGDVVRVEMPLDELGRIAIRKASDELMLKLREAERDRLYEEYSRKKGEIVTGTIQRIGEREIIVNLGLIEATLLNRDQLKTDHYRQGLPIKAYVYKVEKTPIGPRVYLSRTHPEFLRKLLAREVPEIKEGVVEIKAIARAPGSRSKVAVASLDDKIDPIGACVGYRKSRIENIIKELSGEKIDIIQWSRDTQIFIARALGPAKVSEIIREGDTYIVVVPDAEFSIAIGKKGQNVWLASLLTNTKIEVLKESDYRNRQIMSRATKVAINELGFPEELLTKLQGAGLKTSFDFLNLPTEELVRITQLTDTEINALKEQAREKVWSS